Proteins encoded by one window of Hippoglossus hippoglossus isolate fHipHip1 chromosome 15, fHipHip1.pri, whole genome shotgun sequence:
- the adob gene encoding 2-aminoethanethiol (cysteamine) dioxygenase b, producing MMPGDSDMSSIVQRIARQALVTFRNPPRVGGADAGKCFLEDLGKLKSLMTEVRAADLKLDPRRAEDSPPGVAPALPYPHGAPPVTYMHICETDGFSMGVFLLKSGASIPLHDHPEMHGVLKVLYGKVRIRCFDRLERPSGGSTAAPPLPPPAQVGSLRRSVLRSTGEFTEECGPCVLSPDRDNLHQIDAVDGPTAFMDILAPPYDPDDGRDCHYYRVLEADPAEQKEKGPWLMEISQPPDFWCGGEPYPGPEVSL from the coding sequence ATGATGCCAGGTGACAGCGACATGAGCTCCATCGTCCAGAGAATCGCCCGCCAGGCTCTCGTCACGTTCCGCAACCCGCCCCGGGTCGGAGGGGCCGACGCCGGGAAGTGTTTTCTGGAGGACCTCGGGAAGCTCAAGAGCCTGATGACGGAAGTGCGAGCGGCGGACCTGAAGCTCGACCCGCGGCGAGCCGAGGACAGCCCGCCCGGTGTGGCCCCTGCGCTCCCCTACCCCCACGGAGCGCCCCCGGTCACCTACATGCACATCTGCGAGACGGATGGCTTCAGCATGGGGGTGTTCCTGCTGAAGAGCGGCGCCTCCATCCCGCTGCACGACCACCCGGAGATGCACGGTGTCCTCAAGGTCCTGTACGGGAAGGTCAGGATCCGCTGCTTCGACCGGCTGGAGCGGCCGAGCGGCGGCTCCACGGCGGCGCCTCCGCTCCCCCCGCCGGCCCAGGTGGGCTCTCTGCGGCGCTCCGTGCTCCGCTCCACCGGGGAGTTCACGGAGGAGTGCGGGCCCTGCGTCCTGTCCCCTGACCGGGACAACCTCCACCAGATCGACGCTGTGGACGGCCCCACGGCGTTCATGGACATCCTGGCCCCGCCGTACGACCCGGACGACGGCAGAGACTGTCACTATTACCGGGTCCTGGAGGCGGATCCCGCGGAGCAGAAGGAGAAGGGGCCCTGGCTCATGGAGATCTCACAGCCGCCGGATTTCTGGTGCGGAGGAGAACCGTACCCGGGCCCGGAGGTCTCCCTCTGA
- the LOC117776046 gene encoding early growth response protein 2b-like, with the protein MLESVRQQVYKKLNQTDPSLQDTMSAKLADEVPASLRVVGSLVNKDVYVAEGELTSHSSVVFKEEVEEHDGEPGDDEGGDLLLDDSSAPELHLHGDLAQYVATLRTHPVAFSGKFSVESRGAGGPWTPGDVINVVCADIVSPDPTTVPGSTPASPDIYAGGGGEAADMAHGQPDISHMYAPPHPHSHPHSHPHPHPHPHPHPAPSYSCSADMYPDQPSGGYYHAPPSYNSAPKPTVDGAALLSIMPEYGGFYQQSCQRDIQAAFPERKSLPYPLDSLRMPPPLTPLNTIRNFTLGAPSPASDGPMAAAFPSHQNLPLRPIMRPRKYPNRPSKTPVHQRPYPCPAESCDRRFSRSDELSRHLRIHTGHKPFQCRICMRNFSRSDHLTTHIRTHTGEKPFSCDQCGRKFARSDERRRHMKIHLRQKEKKTSAS; encoded by the exons ATGTTGGAGTCAGTGAGGCAGCAGGTTTATAAAAAACTGAACCAGACTGATCCGAGTCTCCAGGACACAATGAGCGCAAAGTTAGCGGACGAGGTTCCTGCGTCTCTCAGGGTCGTGGGCAGTTTAGTGAATAAAGATGTTTACGTGGCGGAGGGAGAGTTGACCTCACACAGCTCCGTGGTTTTTAAAGAGGAGGTCGAGGAGCATGATGGGGAACCTGGTGATGATGAAGGCG GTGATCTTCTGCTGGACGACAGTAGCGCACCTGAGCTGCATCTCCACGGGGACTTGGCGCAGTACGTGGCAACTTTACGCACGCACCCAGTGGCGTTTTCTGGGAAGTTCTCGGTGGAGTCCAGAGGCGCAGGAGGACCGTGGACACCGGGGGACGTCATCAACGTGGTCTGCGCTGACATCGTCTCCCCTGACCCGACCACCGTGCCCGGGTCGACTCCAGCATCTCCCGATATTTAcgcaggaggagggggagaggccGCGGACATGGCGCACGGTCAGCCGGACATCAGCCACATGTACGcgccccctcaccctcactctcacccacattcacacccacacccccaccctcaccctcacccccaTCCGGCTCCTTCCTACTCGTGCAGCGCAGACATGTACCCAGACCAGCCCTCAGGTGGATACTATCACGCGCCTCCGTCCTACAACTCGGCGCCCAAACCGACAGTTGACGGCGCTGCGCTGCTCTCCATCATGCCGGAGTACGGAGGTTTCTACCAGCAGAGCTGCCAGAGAGACATCCAGGCGGCTTTCCCCGAGAGGAAATCCCTCCCGTATCCGCTGGACTCTCTCAGGATGCCTCCGCCTCTCACGCCTCTCAACACCATCAGGAACTTTACGCTCGGTGCGCCCTCACCGGCCTCCGATGGTCCAATGGCCGCCGCCTTCCCCAGCCACcagaacctccctctgaggccGATCATGAGACCCAGAAAATACCCGAACCGGCCCAGCAAGACGCCGGTGCACCAGAGGCCGTACCCGTGTCCGGCGGAGAGCTGCGACCGCAGGTTCTCTCGGTCGGACGAGCTGAGCCGGCACCTGCGCATCCACACGGGCCACAAACCCTTCCAGTGCCGCATCTGCATGCGCAACTTCAGCCGCAGCGACCACCTCACCACGCACATCCGCACGCACACCGGAGAGAAACCCTTCTCCTGTGACCAGTGCGGGAGGAAGTTCGCCCGGAGCGACGAGAGGAGACGACACATGAAGATTCACCTGCggcagaaagagaagaaaacctCTGCGTCCTAA